The stretch of DNA GCAATTCTTCCTGTTTAACACGTGGAATTTCGACAACGCCAAATGTTTCTCTCTCATTAAGCATATCAAAGATGAAGATCACAGGGACTTTCTCTTCAACTACTATCCTGAGTATTCATCGAAAAAATACGTTTACATGTGTGCTCGAGGAAGTAGACGCTATCTGCTGAGGCAGAGTGATGAGAAGCTTCAATATGCTAAAAGACGCTACCGCATGATCCTAATAGCAGATTATATATCACTGGTGATCTTCTCAATTCTAATCTTTTATATCTTCCTTTATGATTATTTGGCGAATATGTATTTAATGacttggaaataaaaattaaattaattatttaaaataaaatttacgaGAAATGCTCTTCTCATTCAATGAAATCGtgcttttatcaattttagagCCAATTTTAAAACTATAGATGTAAAGCAAACAAAAccacatttttaaaaatgaaagaaatcaaagaattctaaaaaataaagaaaacttcttgaaattgaatatttcaaaaaaaaaatacatataaaaatgcaaagataaagatatataaactgcaaatataaaaattaaatatagcatggatggaacagtataaagcgaaagaacggtaagtaaaacttacgggctgtgattctttctttgtcagtgaaatgtgaagatggcagaaaattgaggatgggcaaaatttgaggagagacttactcgcgagccgaatcacagccaacgcgctgaaattttgaagaaagtctgaatcgtgaagggcgttggctgtgattcggctcacgagtaagtctctcctcaaattttgcccatcctcaattttctgccatcttcacatttcactgacaaagaaagaatcacagcccgtaagttttacttaccgttctttcgctttatactgttccatccatgctatatttaatttttatatttgcagtttatatatctttatctttgcatttttatatgtatatataatgtatatatctatgcatttatatatattttactttacttttatatgtgtatatataaaacgccccgcttcgcggggctgGTCTTATGCAaatcaagatatgacatggtaactttaaaacgcgatatctccggaacggctacatagattttcttcatttttggcatgatgaaagatattatagtcaactataacataccaaaatatgaagcaattctataaagcggtgctcgagatattcatcgaaaactcatcgaaaattttgttttcgattttagcgccacttgcggtcattttttgaacttgcaatgttccgagcagttgtagggctcgttaatatctttcatttgagcccgagttgatcaaaatcggtcaagccgttttcgagttatggtcgattttcgatgaaaaattgtggcggccatattggctaaacggcttggccgattttcgaaaatgtggtatcgttggaaaggtcttgatggcccctacaacatataaaaatttcagatttttagctattacagggactgagatatagcgaaaacaaaatttgggggttattcaaaatggcggacggaggggtggggggttggatttgacatcataatcggatgtcctccacctgatatatgaactttgccgttgaccggaagtctctatctatcaccgttctctcgcaatttagcgttatactccggccggccggacggccggacagatttttggcgcatacgttttttggaatgtagagaccctaattcgtgctcatcccaagtttgagcccgatctgacgactttgcatttttgagtgtacacagaagctgtgcttctttgaagaaagaatcacagctaaaaaacatatgtacataaaacaacgcataaaacaaaatatagcAAAGTCTTTCACTCCCATTTTACCTCTTTCTCCCCTATTTTCAGCCGCTTGTTCTTCTACAGCGCAGGTCAAAAAATTTCAAGCGCAGCGCAGTGTTTGTTTTTGTGTTCGTAAAATTTTAGGTTACAACTCTGTTTACAAGAATTTTagtatatttatttcttctcataAATATACCAAATTTTGCTCAAATCCTGAAGGTAGTTGGATGCAAGTTTCCGGTAAACTGAGAAATTCTGCAgacttgataaaaaataaaatgagtgtGACTGAGAAGAAGCAGGAGGACACTGTTGAGATCCGTGAGCTGCTAAAGGAATCCCTCTGTCGTTTGTGTCTCAATGTGAGTGATGACCTGATAGGTATTTTTTCAGCAGACGGTAGAACGCAGTTAAGTATCCGGATCATGGCCTGCACTTCCTTAGAGGTAGGTTGAGGACATCATCTAACTAAATTAAAGCATATACATCAGTTTTCCAATTTTGTTGTGTTTCCTTCAGGTCACTCCTGATGATCCCTTACCGAACCGAATATGTTCGACATGCAATGactttcttaaaatattctatgCAGTGAGTATAAAGGATATCCTATTGTTTTCAATTTGGTCACATTTCATCTGTTTTCGGTAGTTCCGGAAGAAGTGTAAGAGCTCAGACACCAAATTCAGAAGGTTCCTACGTTTGGAGGCTGCTGGGAAGGCAAACAGTATAGCTGAATTATCAGACGATGAAGATGATGAGGAGTATGCGTCAGCCCTGAAAGAATTCAATGAGAAACAAAACTCTCTCATCGAGGAACGTCTCAAGGAGGCTactgaagaaattgtgaagCAATATGAAGTTGAAAAATGTAATATATTGCAGGAAGAAAAACTCCGGATCTATCGGgaagagaagcaaaaaattcaagaaaatgcTATGAGACAAATTGTTACAACGCTAAGACAAAAGGAACGCGATGAAAGGAAAGATTTGCCCGCGGGAAAGGAAAAGGTGTTTAGaatctcaaataaaatatgtgaGACAAAGGAAGACACTCAAGATGATAGTGTGGAGTTCCAAGTTATATTTGAGGAAGTCAAATCGGAGAATGCAGAATCTTTGCATTCAGATGATTACACAGTTGACATAGCATCAGAAGTAGGATCTGGGCACGAAGATGAAATCAGTGAAGAGCACCTTGAGGCATTGGCAGTTGAAGAGGtgtttgagaataaaaatacagaaaaatccCTCGAGACGATTGCTGAAGTTGAAtactttgaagaaaaagaagaagaagaagaagaagacaagCAAGAATCCATGGAAATTGTTCCTGTGCCAGATATTGTTGATACAGCAGAAAGCAATGACCAGGAAAGTCTTCAGCATGAAAGTACACCACCTGGAAGTCCAAATTCAGCTCAGAATATTGAGATTGAAACAGACGAGGGAAGGATTTATTATCTGGAAGTAGAGGAACAGGAAAATGCGGTGAGAACAAtctttgattaatttgaacAACTTTATacaaattgatgattttcaattacaGCCAAAATATTACGATGAAAAAGGAAATCTTCTTATCTATAAGTGCTCAATGTGCCCAAAGACATTCCCACGAGAGAAAAGTCTGAAAAGTCATGAAAAATCTCACATGAAGCGAAAAGGATACAGCTGTACATTCTGTGAAAAATGGTTTCCCAGTAATAGCAGCAGAACGCGACATGAAAGAATTCATACAggtaaattttatgtaaaaaaaacaaaagtctGTTTTCGCCCGGGATCGAACCGGGGACCTTGTGCGTGTGAAGCACACGTGATAACCACTACACTACGAAAACGTGATTGCTACACGATCAAAGTTTGGTGACCCGATAAGAGGgagtttggtttttttttaggcGAGAAGCCATTCTCATGCGGAATATGTGGGAGgagttttgtgcaaaaagaaattcttaagcgCCACGTGGTTGTACATTCGGGAGATAAGCCCTTCAAATGCAGCAAATGTGATAAACAATTCACACAGAAGGAAATTCTACGGCAGCACATGAATAGGAAGCATACCAAGAATCCAGTGGTTGAGCGCCATGCATGCTTCCTTTGCCCAAAGGTTTGTCATCACTCTTGTAAATGTTGGTAGTCTCGGGGTGTTATTGATTAGTTCTCGGCATTCCTGCTTTCAGCAATTCTGCCATGCCTCGGGATTAAGTCGTCATCTGCTTGTTCATGCTGGTCGGACGTTCGCATGCGGGGTGTGTGGAAAGGAATTTGTGGATAAAAGTGCTTTGAAGAGACATACAAACAACATTCACAAATCAAccgagtaaaaaaaagagaaatatccCAAACAGAGCTTCgaggcatatttttttttaaattaataaccAACTTTACAATGTAAATGTATGGATtcactatttaaaaaaaaatctcatagtGGCATAAAGTAGGtaagtatttatttaaataaaatttatataaaaaatgatttgtattttataaaatttttttaaataattctcttaaatttaaaattcatcatttaCTTAAATTTTGGCATAAAGACGATggtattttaaaaacaaacacgttttaattaaatttaattttactacAGCagtatgtatgtacctaccGTAATTCTCATTTCGTTTTTTTAAACaccataaattttatattctctcCGTGAAATTCTTAAGCTCACCGCATATGTGTTTTATACAgagagaaggaagaaaagagaaaatgaaatttccaaaGTGATAATATTATAATATGAGCGGAGTTATTAACATTATTGTCGTTCCGTACTCCATATTACAAAAGTTTGAGAAGTGACTTTCGGCGCTattattagctgtgtttctttcagacacagcttttgtgtaccgagcaaaatcgaaagtcgtcagatcgggctcaaacttggtatgagcacgaattagggtccccacattccaaaaaacgtatgcgccaaaaataagtttttttccggccggccggagtataacgctaaattgcgagagaacggtgatagatagagacttccggtcaacggcaaagttcatatatcaggtggaggacatccgattatgatgtcaaatccaaccccccacccctccgtccgccattttgaataacctcaaaattttgttttcgctatatctcagccgctattatagctatagggctgaaattttgatatgttgtaggggacatcaagacctttccaacgatacctcattttcgaaaatcggtcaagccgtttagtcaatatggccgccacaatttttcatcgaaaatcgaccataactcgaaaacggcttgaccgattttgatcaacccgggctcaaatgaaagctctcaacaaaccctacaactctctagaacatacgaagtttcaaaattgaccgctagggggccaaaaatcaaaaacaaaattttcgatgagttttcgatgaatatctcgaaaacgccattatcgatttgcttcattttttgatatgttatagctgaccatattatctagctccatgccaaaaatgaagaaaatctatgtctccgttctcgagatatagccttccaaagttggcatgtcatatctcgggttctacaagtccgattttgatcaactcaagtgcaaatgaaaggtttcgtgaagccctacaaatgtctagaacattgcaacttcgagaaatgaccgcgagaggcgctaaagtcaaaatcaatattttcgaaaatttcgaactcgaatatttcgaaaatgccattatcgatttacttcatattttaatatattatagttgaggttaagacctttccaacgatagctcaaactcgaaaatctatggagccgttcccgagatatggcgttttaaagatttcttgggggatgactttttaacttttcccacctttgcgcgtatttaaattaattcgcgttctagtttgctctcacaaaattggtacactgaaagaaacacagctcccgtaagcttggtcagcttaccagtacattatTCTCTCTAGAGACGATCGTTAATTGGCAATGTGAGCGAATCCCTTGAGGTTTTCTCCTTATTCACCGTGGGTCATAATTAAGGCAATTAGTTGAAAGTTTCGGTACAATATTATCTGCTACACCCCCTTCTGTGTCTTCTGGAGGCAATCCCCCTTTTCTTAATTCAGAAGCCATTTTCAATTGTATTTTGCGCTATTCCACTTTCTCCACCTCATTTcattccttcttttttctcccttAATTCGCCACCTCTGGtgaaaagagcaaaaataCCCCTTTTATATTCGTAATCATTATTCATGGAGGTGAAATTTCTTATGCAGACCATAGTGGGGTCCTTTTTTGTGTGCACCAGGATTCTACATATTTCATTCTTAAATAACATCGTGTAGAAGAAACACCTAAGGTGGTTTTCCGTTGGTGTTGCTGATAGTGCCAAAAGAATGGGTGCAATCTTTACTTTGTGGCTCACGGGGGAGTAGATGAAAAATACATTGTCTGCATAAAATGTATGCAATTTGTTTAATGTATATATCATACACTTTAATATTTCCGGGTTGCGGGGGatgtataataaataaattccctttGTCTTTTGCTGCATTAAAGAGTCAAGagctttttgtttaattaatgaatGCGTGTCATCAAAATGGCTTCTAAATAAAAGGATATAATCATCCCATAAAAGGTCCTTTCAATCCTCTACCTCATATTGAAATTCACAAGGTTTGTTTCGAGTCCTAAATACACATTCAATAGATTTGTTCAGAATACAATCTATGTGTGGGATGTCGTTGGTCTGGGAAAAGGGTATACGTAGTACTCTGAACTTTTTGACTCTATCGCTTTCGCTTCCGTATCAATAAAACCGAATTCACCAAGTTTTAATCTTCCAACTCATGCCTCTGTGCTCATTTTGATAGAATTGGGAAACACAGAGTACATAAAACGTGGCAGTTTAGAATCGTCAATGCGTCTCACACAACAAATAGTCTCTCGCACCTCCTGTGCTTTTCCATATATATCCCCTTTTCTGCGTTCCCTCGCTCCAAGAAAGGGATATACCAAGTTTTTCTATCGGTTGTGCCTCTAAGCCATTGTTTCACGAATTGTATGTATATTCGATTACATTTATTCACATTCTTCCTCGGGTTGTTTCTAATTTTCCTATCGCAGGACcgataaatcaatttattggaaGTCGTGccgtttttctttacattttttgtgtgtaaataaattaaatttaaagcttctctttctctcttatcaagcatttaaaaaaataaaatttcacatcgACTATGATATAaacttaatttctttatttatttttcaaaaatcataattctccaaattaaacagaaattcagggaaaattttatttttttattagctcTATTTTAACTTAAATTTAAGTGAGCTGTGTTCAgggtagaaaaaaagctcgattttatagaaaattgcaatgatttatacaaaaaagaaataaacattaaagCAGTATCAATAAACGTTTGAATCACTATTATTCCTATTTAAATCAACGTATATTGTTCTTGTAATTACGTTCACCAAATCAATTGGAAAAGCAAAAAGTTTATTagaaaacgaggtaaattgtcgcttcgctccaatttacctcgccccgcttcgcggggaattcttgcgcttcgcgcaaattttagagggagaaaggaattgtgatgaattgaaatatatttaatggaagatttattcgttggtaaaaaccgcctggtatcagtagtctctgtaccaaatttcatcgcgatcggaccaacggtgtagaaatgcatagctgaacagacaccatattttagagagacctttctttattatatagatgggccacgcaaaaacctccaacagatatttcaaagggaaaaagtgaatttcacacaacatttatggcgccgaattcaaaaagtagtcaaaaaaagcgtgatttttatatgggggctatgagaaggggggctctggggggaaaatgaatgccgttggtaaaaaccgcctggtatcagtagtctctgtaccaaatttcatcgcgatcggaccaacggtgtagaaatgcatagctgaacagacaccatattttagagagacctttctttattatatagatgtgAAAGGGAAGGTATTATGTACacatacacatacatacatacatgtatgtaGGGGTTtggaatttatgtaaaataaatgtatGTGTACATAAcattataaataatatatttactTGTACGTACACCCCTACTGAAAGAAGTCATTCATTTCGTGCCGGCTATAAGCAGGGGTAGGAAAAGAGCAATAGTATATATGGTTGAATGCGAAATAGGGGATGGCgggggatttattttttcttcatcgaCAAAACGGCGACATCCAAAGGGAACTGTAGGGGGTTTTCCGTGGATTTTCTAAGGTTGAGCACAAAATTTAGAGAGTGCCACGCTACCGCAAACAGGAATTCCTCA from Lutzomyia longipalpis isolate SR_M1_2022 chromosome 1, ASM2433408v1 encodes:
- the LOC129785837 gene encoding zinc finger protein 2; this translates as MQVSGKLRNSADLIKNKMSVTEKKQEDTVEIRELLKESLCRLCLNVSDDLIGIFSADGRTQLSIRIMACTSLEVTPDDPLPNRICSTCNDFLKIFYAFRKKCKSSDTKFRRFLRLEAAGKANSIAELSDDEDDEEYASALKEFNEKQNSLIEERLKEATEEIVKQYEVEKCNILQEEKLRIYREEKQKIQENAMRQIVTTLRQKERDERKDLPAGKEKVFRISNKICETKEDTQDDSVEFQVIFEEVKSENAESLHSDDYTVDIASEVGSGHEDEISEEHLEALAVEEVFENKNTEKSLETIAEVEYFEEKEEEEEEDKQESMEIVPVPDIVDTAESNDQESLQHESTPPGSPNSAQNIEIETDEGRIYYLEVEEQENAPKYYDEKGNLLIYKCSMCPKTFPREKSLKSHEKSHMKRKGYSCTFCEKWFPSNSSRTRHERIHTGEKPFSCGICGRSFVQKEILKRHVVVHSGDKPFKCSKCDKQFTQKEILRQHMNRKHTKNPVVERHACFLCPKQFCHASGLSRHLLVHAGRTFACGVCGKEFVDKSALKRHTNNIHKSTE